One window of the Runella slithyformis DSM 19594 genome contains the following:
- a CDS encoding RagB/SusD family nutrient uptake outer membrane protein encodes MKKIKSYLRSPLLVLGLLSGCLVSCHDQLKEEVFSFVGAINYWKTEADATAGVLGAYESFLNNNYFGRFYFELTELPTDFTTINRNDTFQQLDRWDLLANHPFVLQVWNIMYEQIGRANGVIQNVPKITMDATKQKSIIAEAKFIRAFDFFNIVRLWGAAPMPLQVVEGVSTTQLPRTSVDSLYIQIEKDLKEAEADLPATRTGAEVGRVTSGAAKTLLAWVYLTQKKWPLASAKAQEVIAGNQYRLLPKFDDVFSVSNKNNAETIFSIQFDGTTRGHALSSFSNAGGTNNPYCFQGVNVYSVDPKSDIWTKWDRNEYRRNFTVYSSVRGKNGNMITVDPNFPSFGKYRCPAEIGINNSFVNPPVLRYPDALLIFAEAEAQAKGGPTAAAYDAINQVRRRAYNLPSNTPDATVDLKNLSLQAFTDAVIEERGYEFVMECHRIYDLLRTGTFKTKIQSIGKAAPRGSIYPIPQSELDANTRIGINGQNPGW; translated from the coding sequence ATGAAAAAGATAAAATCATATCTTCGCTCACCCCTCCTTGTTCTGGGACTACTGTCCGGTTGTTTGGTTTCCTGTCACGACCAACTGAAAGAAGAAGTGTTTTCTTTTGTGGGAGCTATCAATTACTGGAAAACGGAAGCCGATGCTACGGCTGGCGTATTGGGGGCGTATGAATCGTTTCTGAACAATAATTATTTTGGTAGATTTTACTTTGAACTCACCGAATTGCCTACCGATTTTACGACCATCAACCGAAATGATACTTTCCAGCAGTTAGACCGTTGGGATTTATTGGCCAATCACCCTTTTGTGCTTCAGGTTTGGAATATCATGTATGAACAAATCGGAAGAGCCAATGGGGTGATTCAAAACGTACCGAAAATCACCATGGATGCTACCAAACAAAAATCCATTATTGCAGAGGCTAAATTTATCAGAGCTTTCGATTTTTTCAATATCGTGAGGCTTTGGGGGGCTGCCCCTATGCCGCTTCAAGTAGTGGAAGGCGTTTCAACCACTCAATTACCCCGCACTTCGGTGGATTCATTGTATATCCAAATTGAAAAAGATTTGAAAGAAGCCGAAGCAGATTTGCCCGCTACCCGCACGGGTGCCGAAGTAGGCAGGGTTACTTCCGGGGCTGCCAAAACACTCTTGGCGTGGGTGTATCTGACGCAAAAGAAATGGCCATTGGCCTCGGCAAAAGCACAGGAAGTAATCGCCGGTAATCAATACAGATTATTGCCCAAGTTTGATGATGTGTTTAGTGTTTCTAACAAAAATAACGCCGAAACGATATTCTCAATTCAGTTTGATGGGACCACAAGAGGTCACGCTTTATCCTCGTTCTCAAACGCAGGTGGAACAAATAATCCCTATTGTTTTCAGGGTGTGAATGTTTATTCTGTTGATCCCAAATCTGATATTTGGACCAAATGGGACAGAAATGAATACAGGAGAAATTTCACCGTTTATAGTTCAGTAAGGGGAAAAAATGGGAATATGATTACCGTAGATCCAAACTTTCCTTCTTTTGGTAAATATCGTTGTCCTGCCGAAATCGGCATTAACAATAGTTTTGTCAATCCGCCTGTATTGAGATACCCCGATGCGCTTCTGATTTTTGCCGAAGCCGAAGCGCAAGCAAAGGGTGGTCCAACGGCAGCAGCTTATGATGCCATCAATCAAGTAAGAAGAAGGGCTTATAACTTGCCAAGCAATACCCCCGATGCCACCGTTGATTTAAAAAATCTGTCACTCCAAGCCTTTACTGATGCCGTTATCGAAGAAAGGGGTTATGAGTTTGTGATGGAATGTCACCGTATTTATGATTTACTGAGAACGGGAACGTTCAAAACTAAGATTCAATCTATTGGCAAGGCAGCTCCCCGTGGTAGTATTTATCCAATTCCTCAAAGTGAATTGGATGCCAATACACGAATCGGTATCAATGGTCAAAATCCGGGTTGGTAA
- a CDS encoding LacI family DNA-binding transcriptional regulator: MKKNNTTIYDIAKALDVSASTVSRALRDHQDISAEVTEKVKKMAKRMNYKPNTLAQNLKERKTKVIGVIIPEIIHHFNMSVLNGIEEVAFRKGYHVMVTKTNESYHREVMNAESLAGQVDGLLVCLSQETKKYDHFKTFKQQEIPLVFFERVAEKVAGHRVVMNDEAIAFTLTEHLIKSGYQRIAILTGGDHLNTCRSRIKGYREAIGRYGMTPDEALIVKSGMSFQEGRVGFQKVMSMEQKPDAIFATGEQIALAVYSETKKMGLHIGSQLGLAAFSCDPLLALLEPSVTGLGQKGFEMGSMAAQLCINEIENENKSYKSRAETLSNELIIRKSSLKTSADTLVVSSYSSYLSGKNSDESLVYIY; the protein is encoded by the coding sequence ATGAAGAAAAACAATACCACCATTTACGACATTGCCAAGGCGCTTGACGTATCGGCCTCTACAGTTTCCCGAGCTCTGCGAGACCACCAGGACATCAGTGCGGAGGTGACCGAGAAGGTAAAAAAGATGGCTAAAAGGATGAATTACAAGCCCAATACCCTGGCTCAAAATCTGAAAGAGCGCAAAACGAAGGTAATCGGCGTAATTATTCCCGAAATAATCCATCATTTTAACATGTCGGTCCTGAACGGGATTGAAGAAGTGGCCTTTCGTAAAGGCTATCACGTCATGGTCACCAAAACCAATGAAAGCTATCACCGGGAAGTAATGAACGCCGAATCATTGGCCGGACAGGTAGACGGTCTGCTGGTCTGCCTGTCGCAGGAAACCAAAAAATACGACCATTTCAAGACCTTCAAACAGCAGGAAATCCCGCTGGTATTCTTTGAAAGAGTTGCAGAAAAAGTTGCGGGACACCGCGTCGTGATGAACGATGAAGCCATCGCGTTTACCCTAACCGAACACCTGATAAAATCAGGTTATCAGCGCATCGCCATTTTAACGGGCGGTGACCACTTAAATACCTGCCGCAGTCGTATCAAAGGGTACCGGGAAGCTATCGGTCGATACGGAATGACGCCGGACGAAGCGCTGATTGTTAAATCGGGAATGAGTTTTCAGGAAGGACGGGTGGGTTTTCAGAAGGTCATGAGCATGGAACAAAAGCCGGATGCCATTTTTGCCACCGGTGAGCAGATAGCGCTGGCGGTTTATTCCGAAACGAAGAAAATGGGTCTGCACATCGGCAGCCAACTGGGACTGGCCGCCTTCAGTTGCGACCCTTTGCTGGCGCTCCTTGAGCCCTCGGTAACGGGCCTGGGACAAAAGGGATTTGAAATGGGCAGTATGGCGGCCCAACTCTGTATCAATGAAATTGAAAATGAAAATAAATCATACAAATCGCGCGCAGAAACACTTTCCAATGAGTTGATCATTCGGAAATCCAGCTTAAAAACAAGCGCCGACACATTGGTGGTAAGTTCGTACAGCAGTTACCTCAGCGGAAAAAACAGCGATGAATCATTGGTTTACATCTACTAA
- a CDS encoding SusC/RagA family TonB-linked outer membrane protein — MKRIYAIFGILLLCWCLGSPQLMAQQKVTGTITAASDNTVLPGASVLVKGTSTGSTTDANGKFSITAPSNATLVFSFIGYKTIEMAVGGKSVINVSLQPTDNALEEVVVVGYGTSLKKDLSGSIATVSAEDIKSLPITSFEQGMQGRVAGVQVMQGNSAPGGAPQVRIRGANTVLGGNEPLYIIDGVPVYNSDLENNSNLNVGTQPSNALASINPNDIVSMEILKDASATAIYGARGANGVVIITTKRGKASDRGKISFEAYYGVQEISNKLKLMNTQDFIKILNERTTNFGGAPRYADPSQYTTNTDWQDFFFRKAPMTNYTLNFSGGSDKNQYSVSGNWFSQEGVIQETNFNRGSVRVNLDNRLNDKFKVATSVTASRSTNNRSLNYVLMNAMSFSPLLSPYDQNGNFSNLNTADTGGENPVEALYKTSDKLTVDRFLGNVLGEYTIANGLTYSVRLAMDNLTQHNDIYVKKGSFIFPSPGATVKENKGTNYVIEHLISYKKAFGQKHRLNATVGYTWQENNTIFFQQSGTGFQFDDFGTYNLGAAAITNPNQSYKNKSTLLSYLGRANYVFDDKYILTLTGRADGSSRFGDNNKWGFFPSGAVAWRLSKENFMKSLTFIDDLKIRTSYGMTGNQEIGLYNSISRFSSVQGVMGSPLVAYVGYVPTSLANPDLKWEINKQFDIGFDLAVLKNRFSLTADYYRKRTEDLLANLPIPGSSGFSTILINSGSIENKGFEVALNTTAIETKNLSWKIGGNISRNETKVLKLAVATRQFFAPNIPSPIDRPVNIIREGDVLSAFWGYKEDGLTENGDIKYKDLNGDGKVDGNDQTILGSPFPNLLYGFNSNLNYKGFTLTVFLQGVAGVKVFNSNDFMIANSMTRISNQLEEVNDRWTPENRNPNAKYPRASTTQLLVSDRFVQDADYLRLKNVLLSYNLPVTKFGLKWLEGAKVYVSGQNLLTFTKYHGYDPEVSQTGSNSLVKGLDRGSYPANKTITVGFNLSLK, encoded by the coding sequence ATGAAAAGAATCTACGCAATTTTTGGAATCCTGTTGCTGTGTTGGTGCCTGGGAAGCCCGCAGCTAATGGCTCAGCAAAAAGTAACGGGAACAATTACAGCGGCCTCCGATAACACCGTTTTGCCGGGAGCCTCCGTGTTGGTAAAAGGAACGTCAACTGGATCAACGACCGATGCAAATGGAAAGTTTTCGATCACTGCTCCTTCCAATGCTACGTTGGTGTTCAGTTTTATCGGGTACAAAACAATCGAGATGGCAGTCGGCGGCAAGTCGGTTATCAACGTAAGCCTTCAGCCTACTGACAATGCTTTGGAGGAAGTGGTGGTCGTGGGGTATGGAACCTCACTGAAAAAAGATTTATCGGGTTCTATTGCTACCGTTTCGGCAGAGGATATAAAATCGTTGCCCATTACTTCTTTTGAGCAAGGTATGCAGGGACGGGTAGCCGGTGTGCAAGTGATGCAGGGAAACTCTGCCCCGGGTGGAGCTCCGCAGGTGAGAATCAGAGGGGCTAATACGGTATTGGGCGGTAACGAGCCTTTGTACATTATTGACGGTGTACCCGTTTACAACTCAGACTTGGAAAACAACAGCAACCTGAACGTTGGAACGCAGCCTTCCAATGCGTTGGCTTCTATCAATCCCAATGACATCGTTTCGATGGAAATTTTGAAGGATGCTTCGGCAACAGCGATTTATGGCGCAAGGGGAGCCAATGGGGTGGTCATTATTACCACCAAAAGAGGAAAAGCCTCTGACCGAGGAAAAATTTCTTTTGAAGCCTATTACGGGGTACAGGAAATCAGCAATAAACTGAAACTGATGAATACCCAAGATTTTATTAAGATTTTGAACGAGCGTACCACAAATTTCGGCGGTGCACCCCGCTACGCTGACCCGTCGCAATATACTACCAATACCGACTGGCAGGATTTCTTTTTCAGAAAAGCCCCCATGACCAACTATACACTTAATTTTTCGGGAGGGTCTGATAAAAACCAGTACAGTGTTTCGGGCAACTGGTTCAGTCAGGAAGGGGTTATTCAAGAAACAAACTTCAACCGAGGTTCGGTGCGGGTCAATTTGGATAACCGTTTGAACGATAAATTTAAGGTTGCCACCAGTGTAACGGCCAGCCGTTCTACAAACAATCGCTCACTGAACTATGTGCTGATGAACGCCATGTCATTCTCACCCTTATTAAGCCCTTATGATCAAAATGGTAATTTTTCCAACCTGAATACGGCAGACACCGGAGGTGAAAACCCGGTAGAAGCACTTTATAAAACCTCCGATAAACTGACTGTAGATCGGTTTTTAGGTAATGTACTGGGCGAATATACCATTGCCAACGGGCTTACGTACAGCGTACGGTTAGCAATGGACAATCTCACGCAACACAACGATATCTACGTAAAAAAAGGTAGCTTTATTTTTCCATCGCCCGGGGCTACGGTGAAAGAAAACAAAGGGACCAACTATGTAATCGAGCATCTGATTTCGTATAAAAAGGCTTTCGGTCAGAAACATCGCCTCAATGCTACGGTCGGTTATACTTGGCAGGAAAATAATACCATTTTCTTCCAACAGAGCGGTACCGGTTTTCAGTTTGATGACTTCGGTACGTACAATTTAGGGGCAGCTGCCATTACAAATCCTAACCAGTCTTACAAGAACAAATCTACGTTACTTTCGTATCTAGGCCGTGCCAATTATGTATTTGATGATAAATACATCCTTACCCTCACGGGGCGGGCGGATGGCTCGTCACGTTTTGGTGACAACAATAAATGGGGATTTTTTCCATCGGGGGCAGTGGCTTGGCGGCTTTCCAAAGAGAATTTTATGAAAAGCCTTACGTTCATAGATGATTTAAAAATAAGAACCAGTTACGGCATGACGGGTAATCAGGAGATCGGCTTGTATAATTCTATTTCACGATTCAGTTCAGTACAGGGTGTAATGGGGAGTCCATTGGTGGCGTATGTAGGCTACGTGCCTACCTCGCTTGCCAACCCTGATCTTAAATGGGAGATCAACAAACAGTTTGACATTGGTTTTGATTTGGCCGTTTTGAAAAACAGGTTTTCGTTGACTGCCGATTATTACCGGAAACGCACAGAAGATTTGCTGGCCAATTTGCCCATTCCCGGATCATCAGGATTTTCTACTATCTTAATCAATTCAGGTTCCATTGAAAACAAGGGCTTTGAAGTGGCGCTGAATACCACAGCCATTGAAACAAAAAACCTGAGCTGGAAAATAGGAGGCAATATTTCTCGCAACGAAACCAAAGTGTTGAAATTGGCGGTGGCCACCAGGCAGTTTTTTGCACCCAATATTCCCTCACCTATTGACCGGCCAGTTAATATCATTCGGGAAGGCGATGTGCTTTCCGCTTTTTGGGGCTACAAAGAAGACGGTTTGACCGAAAACGGCGACATCAAATACAAAGATCTGAACGGCGACGGCAAAGTGGACGGCAACGACCAGACTATTTTGGGTAGTCCTTTCCCAAATTTATTGTACGGGTTCAACTCCAACCTGAATTACAAAGGGTTTACACTTACTGTTTTCTTACAAGGAGTAGCGGGCGTCAAAGTCTTCAACAGCAACGATTTTATGATTGCTAACTCAATGACCCGTATTTCCAATCAATTGGAAGAGGTCAATGACCGCTGGACGCCCGAAAACCGCAATCCTAACGCCAAATACCCCCGGGCCAGTACAACCCAATTGTTGGTGTCCGATCGATTTGTACAGGATGCCGATTACCTGCGTCTGAAAAACGTCCTGTTATCTTACAACCTGCCCGTAACAAAATTCGGATTGAAGTGGTTGGAGGGTGCAAAAGTTTATGTGAGCGGGCAAAATCTGCTGACGTTTACTAAATACCACGGCTACGATCCCGAAGTAAGCCAAACAGGCTCTAACTCCCTCGTAAAAGGTTTGGATAGAGGGTCTTATCCCGCCAATAAAACCATCACAGTAGGTTTCAATCTTTCACTTAAATAA
- a CDS encoding amidohydrolase family protein, which translates to MAQKPKETWDVSKPQGPSKEVKITTNEGTWINLDVSPDGREIVFDLLGDLYTLPIGGGEAKLLAGGLPLEIQPRYSPDGKRISFTSDRGGGDNIWTMKRDGSDLKQITNEDFRLLNNAVWTPDGQYLIARKHFTASRSLGAGEMWMYHAGGGTAGLQLTKRKNDQQDAGEPCVSPDGRYVYFSEDMSPGPFFQYNKDPNGQIYVVRRLDRQTGALKNIVTGPGGAVRPQISPDGKQLAFVRRVRTKSVLYIHDLKTGEEFPVFDQLNKDQQEAWAIMGLYPNYDWTPDGKDIVIWAKGKLWKVNIATAKAVEIPFTVNASLTVQEAVRFPQTVFTPTFPSKMIRHARTSPDEKTLIFHAAGYLYKKSLPNGTPERLTAATDVFEYEPTFSHDGKYLLYTTWNDSLTGSIRKLNLITNTTETLTTEKGFYQTPAFSPDGSKIVYRKGTGNGYMGFAFGKEPGLYLMPATGGEATLLRESGEEPLFNTTGDRIFFLEEGHTKSFKSVTLSNTDEQTHFTSQYAAKFVPSPDNKWIAFQELFHLYIAAFPTTGKAVDLSGNTRAFPVYKVTRDAGDYLHWSNDSQKLHWTIGPDYFTRSVRESFLFVEGAPEKLPAIDSTGIPIGLTLTADVPKGVIAFKGATILTMKENAQGQLEVIKNGTLVVRENKIVAVGAAGQVKIPAEAKIIDATGKTLMPGIIDAHAHIGTGNEKSAQQQWSYFANLAYGVTTVHDPSSNTEMVFSQSEMVKSGRMIGPRIYSTGTILYGADGDFKAVVNSLDDARSHLRRMKAVGAFSVKSYNQPRRNQRQQIIQAARELGMLVVPEGGSFFNHNMTMIMDGHTTIEHNIPVDPVYKDVISLWGSSKTGYTPTLIVSFGSVSGEYYWYQKTNVWEQSRLLRFTPRSIVDSRSRRREMLPDDDFGHFGNSQTAKKLTDAGVSVHLGAHGQLQGLGAHWELWMLGQGGIANLQALKQATIGPAKTLGLDKEIGSLEAGKLADLLVLDKNPLENLRNSESIKYVMVNGRLYEAETMAETGNYARARKPFFWENNRYNAAFEWHAETRSFGAIRCICQGRQ; encoded by the coding sequence ATGGCCCAAAAACCCAAAGAAACCTGGGATGTTTCCAAACCCCAAGGCCCTTCCAAAGAAGTAAAAATTACCACCAACGAAGGCACCTGGATAAACCTCGACGTCAGTCCCGACGGCCGGGAAATCGTCTTTGATCTGCTCGGCGACCTCTACACACTGCCCATCGGCGGCGGTGAGGCCAAGCTGCTCGCGGGCGGGTTGCCGCTGGAGATTCAGCCGCGCTACAGCCCCGACGGCAAACGCATCTCTTTTACGAGCGACCGCGGCGGCGGCGACAATATCTGGACCATGAAACGTGATGGCTCCGACCTGAAACAGATCACCAACGAAGATTTCAGACTCCTCAACAATGCCGTCTGGACGCCCGACGGGCAGTATCTCATTGCGCGTAAGCACTTTACAGCCTCACGCTCGTTGGGGGCGGGCGAAATGTGGATGTATCACGCAGGTGGCGGCACGGCAGGACTGCAGTTGACCAAACGCAAAAACGACCAGCAGGATGCCGGCGAGCCCTGCGTTTCGCCCGACGGTCGCTACGTGTATTTCAGTGAAGACATGAGCCCGGGGCCTTTTTTCCAATACAACAAAGACCCTAATGGACAGATCTACGTTGTACGGAGGCTCGACCGCCAAACGGGTGCGTTGAAAAATATCGTCACCGGCCCGGGCGGCGCGGTACGACCGCAGATATCGCCTGATGGAAAACAACTGGCGTTTGTACGTCGGGTGCGTACCAAGTCGGTGCTGTACATTCATGACCTGAAAACGGGCGAAGAATTTCCCGTTTTTGACCAATTGAACAAAGACCAGCAGGAAGCCTGGGCCATCATGGGTCTTTATCCCAACTACGACTGGACCCCCGACGGCAAAGACATTGTCATTTGGGCCAAAGGTAAGTTATGGAAGGTCAACATCGCCACCGCCAAGGCCGTTGAGATTCCGTTTACGGTCAACGCCAGCCTCACGGTGCAGGAAGCGGTTCGTTTCCCGCAAACCGTTTTTACCCCGACATTCCCCTCCAAAATGATTCGGCACGCCCGCACCTCGCCCGACGAAAAAACGCTGATTTTTCACGCGGCGGGCTATCTCTACAAAAAATCCCTGCCCAACGGTACCCCCGAACGCCTTACGGCCGCTACCGATGTGTTTGAATACGAGCCAACGTTTAGTCATGACGGTAAGTATTTACTGTACACCACCTGGAATGATTCATTGACGGGCAGTATCCGGAAGTTGAATTTAATCACCAACACCACCGAAACCCTGACGACCGAAAAAGGCTTTTACCAAACGCCGGCGTTCTCGCCCGACGGTTCCAAAATCGTGTACCGAAAAGGCACCGGCAACGGGTATATGGGCTTTGCGTTTGGCAAAGAACCGGGCCTGTACCTCATGCCCGCCACGGGCGGAGAAGCAACCCTGCTCCGCGAGAGCGGCGAAGAACCGCTCTTTAATACCACGGGCGACCGCATTTTCTTTCTGGAAGAGGGACACACTAAATCTTTCAAAAGCGTAACCCTCAGCAATACCGACGAGCAAACGCATTTTACATCGCAGTACGCTGCGAAGTTTGTGCCCAGCCCCGACAACAAGTGGATCGCCTTTCAGGAATTATTTCACCTCTACATCGCGGCCTTTCCCACCACAGGCAAGGCCGTAGATCTGTCAGGAAATACCAGGGCCTTCCCCGTCTATAAAGTCACCCGCGACGCCGGCGATTACCTGCACTGGTCCAACGACAGTCAAAAGCTGCACTGGACCATCGGTCCCGATTATTTTACCCGCTCGGTTCGGGAAAGCTTTTTGTTTGTGGAAGGAGCCCCCGAAAAGCTGCCCGCCATTGATTCCACGGGCATTCCGATCGGACTCACATTGACTGCCGACGTTCCCAAGGGGGTCATTGCCTTCAAAGGAGCCACGATTTTGACGATGAAAGAAAACGCCCAAGGGCAATTGGAAGTGATCAAAAACGGAACATTGGTCGTCAGAGAAAATAAGATCGTGGCCGTGGGCGCGGCAGGGCAGGTAAAAATCCCGGCCGAAGCCAAAATCATTGACGCGACGGGCAAAACATTGATGCCGGGAATCATCGATGCCCACGCACACATCGGAACGGGCAATGAAAAGTCTGCCCAACAACAATGGTCGTACTTTGCCAATCTGGCCTACGGCGTCACCACCGTTCACGACCCGTCGTCCAATACCGAAATGGTCTTCAGCCAATCGGAAATGGTCAAATCGGGGCGCATGATCGGCCCGCGTATATACTCCACCGGCACTATTTTATACGGAGCCGACGGAGATTTTAAAGCCGTGGTCAACAGCCTCGACGATGCGCGCTCTCACCTGCGCCGAATGAAGGCCGTAGGGGCATTTTCGGTCAAAAGTTACAATCAGCCGCGTCGTAATCAGCGGCAGCAGATCATTCAGGCGGCCCGCGAACTGGGCATGTTGGTAGTGCCGGAGGGCGGCTCGTTTTTTAACCACAACATGACCATGATCATGGACGGCCACACCACCATTGAGCACAACATCCCCGTAGATCCTGTATATAAAGATGTAATATCCCTGTGGGGCAGCAGCAAAACGGGCTATACGCCCACGCTGATCGTGAGTTTCGGCAGTGTATCGGGCGAGTATTACTGGTACCAGAAAACCAACGTATGGGAGCAGTCACGCCTGTTGCGTTTTACGCCCCGCTCCATCGTCGACAGCCGTTCGCGCCGTCGCGAGATGCTGCCCGACGATGATTTCGGCCACTTCGGCAATTCACAAACCGCCAAAAAACTGACCGATGCCGGCGTCAGCGTTCATTTGGGAGCGCACGGACAATTGCAGGGCTTGGGGGCCCATTGGGAGCTTTGGATGCTGGGACAGGGAGGCATTGCTAACCTACAGGCCCTCAAACAGGCCACCATCGGACCGGCAAAAACCTTGGGGCTGGACAAAGAAATCGGCTCACTGGAAGCCGGCAAGCTGGCAGACCTTCTGGTGCTTGACAAAAATCCGCTGGAAAATCTTCGCAACAGTGAAAGCATAAAATACGTAATGGTCAACGGACGTCTGTACGAGGCCGAAACCATGGCCGAAACCGGGAATTATGCGCGCGCTCGAAAACCGTTTTTCTGGGAAAACAATCGGTACAATGCCGCTTTTGAGTGGCACGCCGAAACCCGCAGTTTCGGCGCAATCCGCTGTATTTGTCAGGGGCGCCAATGA